The genomic DNA TGCGCGCGGGCCATTCCGTCGAGGCCGCGCCAGCTCATCAAGGCGAGCAGCGCCATGATCGCGATGGCGACCATGAGCTCGATCAGCGTGAAGCCGCGGGACGGACGCATCAGTAGCGCGCCACGACGGTGGACAGCTGCAGGAGCGGCGCGTCGGCGGCGTCCCGCACCTGGACGTCGACGCGCCGGAAGTTCGGGTTCAGGGTCGGTGAGGTCGATACCGTCACGCCGAAATCGACGTTGGCCTGGGTGCAGACCGAACCCGCATCGCCGATCGCCGGCATCTGCTGGGCGAGGCGGGCCTTGACCAGTTCGTTCTCGGCGCAGAGCTGGGCCAGCAACATGTCCGACTGGCGCTGCGCGTTGCGCGTGAGTGCCATCGTGGCCTGCGTGCCGGCCATCAGCGCGATGGCGACGATGCCCAGCGCGACCAGAACCTCGATCAAGGTGAAGCCGCGCAGAGCGGGCCGGCGCTGCCG from Variovorax sp. PBL-E5 includes the following:
- the gspI gene encoding type II secretion system minor pseudopilin GspI, whose amino-acid sequence is MKRQRRPALRGFTLIEVLVALGIVAIALMAGTQATMALTRNAQRQSDMLLAQLCAENELVKARLAQQMPAIGDAGSVCTQANVDFGVTVSTSPTLNPNFRRVDVQVRDAADAPLLQLSTVVARY